From one Thermoanaerobacterales bacterium genomic stretch:
- a CDS encoding response regulator transcription factor, which yields PKVQKILSAVLRREGFEVLTASDGLEAVEIDQATHPDLIVLDIMMPRMDGLEACGRIKSRRDVPIIVLSARGDETDRIVGFKMGVDDYQCKPFSPAEFVLRVKAVLRRYTKGAEESAKDRELVYPNLSINPQTREVVAWGRQVELTSKEFELLWILASNPNRVFSRAHLVKKVWESNFVGDESTVTVHVRRLRKKIEKDPEHPTFIKTVWGVGYKFEAD from the coding sequence CCCCAAAGTACAGAAGATTCTCTCGGCGGTGCTCAGACGTGAGGGTTTTGAGGTTCTCACCGCCTCCGACGGCTTGGAGGCCGTGGAAATAGATCAGGCAACACATCCCGACCTGATAGTGTTGGATATCATGATGCCGAGGATGGACGGCCTGGAGGCCTGCGGGCGCATTAAGTCCAGGCGGGACGTTCCCATCATCGTCCTCTCGGCGCGCGGCGACGAAACCGACCGCATCGTCGGCTTTAAGATGGGTGTCGACGACTATCAGTGCAAGCCCTTCAGCCCGGCCGAGTTCGTCCTGCGCGTCAAGGCGGTGCTGCGGCGCTATACCAAGGGCGCCGAGGAATCCGCCAAGGACCGCGAACTGGTTTACCCGAACCTGAGCATCAACCCCCAGACCAGGGAAGTAGTGGCCTGGGGCCGGCAGGTCGAACTGACCTCGAAGGAGTTCGAACTCCTCTGGATCCTGGCTTCCAATCCCAACCGCGTGTTTTCACGCGCGCACCTTGTCAAAAAGGTTTGGGAATCAAACTTCGTCGGCGACGAGAGCACCGTCACGGTGCACGTCCGGCGGTTGCGCAAAAAGATTGAAAAAGACCCCGAGCATCCAACCTTCATCAAGACCGTCTGGGGGGTAGGCTATAAGTTTGAAGCCGACTGA